DNA sequence from the Tenacibaculum mesophilum genome:
AACAAAAAGTAGAAGAAACAAAAAAACGATTAGATACCGTTTTAATTGATGAAGCAATTGCTGGAGGAAATGTAAAAGTTACCGTAACCGCTAATCGTGAAGTTAAAGCTATTACAGTAGATGAGTCTTTGTTAGATGACAAAGAAGAATTGGAAGACTATTTAATCTTAGCGCTA
Encoded proteins:
- a CDS encoding YbaB/EbfC family nucleoid-associated protein, with the translated sequence MFGDISGMMGKLKEAQQKVEETKKRLDTVLIDEAIAGGNVKVTVTANREVKAITVDESLLDDKEELEDYLILALNKALKRAGEINEQELAVAAKSGMPNIPGMDMFK